From the genome of Arvicola amphibius chromosome 9, mArvAmp1.2, whole genome shotgun sequence:
cttGTTAATCCACAATAAAGAAGAGTTTTAAAAAGAGGAGATGATAAAAATCTGGAGACAATTATCAACTTTCTGTAGTCAACAACCTAGAAAACACGTGATATCATTttcacaaaacacaaagcatgaCCAGGTTGGTGTTTACAGTGTTTACAAATTAATTCTTCACATATTATGGAGCAAATGTAGCTTTCACATGCATCTCAGCAGATCTCATCCAAATACAGCAGATTTTAAACTTCAGTAGGAGTTAAGCCTTGTGATTTCCCCAAGAGTCTGCTTGCAGAGAGCAAAACTCACCACCACATCCTGTCACCCCTCCTTCCTGTAGAGCCCATGGCTGGAACATATGACCAAGAACCTTGATGACCCTGCAGATGATGTCCCCAGCATCCCTTCCTTTCTATCCTCTGAGTATTTCACCAAAATCTCCATCACTCCACGTAATCATACCACGAAGAAAGAAATGGGGTTCACACCCAGAGTCTTATTATAAGATTGGGAAATAATTGCAAAAACACAGAATGAAGCAGAactaggaagaaggaaaaggtctCTATGCAAGCAATCAGAAAGCAGTGGGAAAGTTGATAGCTCAGGGAACTGTAAGGATGGTGCACCTCTGTTAGGAGCAGTGTGGTCGGTGTGACTGGGAAGCATCCATGCTGTGACTTAGTCAGGCCTTGGATATTCTTCCCAGCTTGGGAGCGTGGTCCTTATGTGGGATGCTGGAGGTTGTTGGATCTAAAAGGGAGGTGGTGTGTAGTGGGAGGTAACAAGCCTGTCCCATCTGtgttctggtttcctttctcttaatATGGCCTCTCCTCTAGCAGGTACTATCACTATTATGGCATTTGGTATAAAGGGAATACATTCATGAGCCATCGAGTGTCCAGGCTCTGTCCAGCACGCCCCACCCCCAGTCCTCTGAGCTGCACTGAGGAAGAGGCCACTGATTCAGACTGTCATGAACCCGGATAAGCTCCTGCAACTTCTGCTCCATGTCCTGAGCCTGCTGCCGCAGCTTTGTAGCAGACTCTGCCTTTGTACCCTGCTGCAAATGCTTTGAGTCTTCTATGAGGCTGACCACATCTAGCACAAGGGCGAGACCTGCAGTGGCTGCACCCATGATCCGGGCTCCTTTGGTCATTGCCAGAGCAGTGCCTCCAAAGGCTTTCTTCACCTGTCTAGTGCTTTGGGCTGACACCTTCCCTGTGGTCATTAGACGCTTGGCACTATTTGCCAGACGAGGGCTGGCTTTGGTCAGCTTGATGGCATCAATGTTCTTCTTTATGCCTTCCAGGTTCTGGAAGGAATTCTTAGATACAGAAATAAGCCTGGGGGTGTTCTTCTCCAAAACTTCTTTAATGACCTTCTCAGTGTTGTTGCTTTTAATGTCCTTCTCAGTGTCATTGCTCCTTGGCAGAAGCTGGCTGGCTTCAGCTTCCACCGACGCTGTGCTCACCTTTTCCACAATGGTTGCGGAAACACTCGTCACAGCTGCTGCAGCCCCAAGCCCCAAGCCTGTGGCTGAAAGTCCCAGACTGACTCCTGCTGTCACAGGTGCCAGAGTGAGACCAAGGACCGTCATGACCCCAGACACAGCACCGGTGGAGTTGGCCACCACCTGTGTGATGGTGCAGCCCCTGTGCACCTTGTCAATCTTGTCTGCAAGGGCGTGGAGCTTCCTGATGCGCTCCTCAAGCTCCCGTTTCACCTGAGGATAAACTTTCAAAAACCTTTTCTTCTCCTGCAGGGCCTTTTGGAGCTTCTCTTCATCGGCTACTTCTGTATCCACTGTGGTCTCACCATGAGCTTCGTGTGAGGCATCTTTCACTTTCCTGtaaagagagagactgagaggaaGAGAGTTTGGAAAGATCTGTGCTGTGGCAATCAGAGCATCTGCTGGGAGTGAAGTGGAGGACAGTGCTCCAGCTGTACAGGGCCTTTCTCTCATTGAGGAGCAGGTTTGGGCTATAGATGGTGATTTTAATTGTTAAGGACACAATGAATTAAaagccattttaattttaatctgcccctctaattttttattttatatatttgagtgttttgcccacagatgtgtctgtgtgtgtgtgtgtgtgtgtgtgtgtgtgtgtgtgtgtttgtgtgccatgTGCAGGCCTGGTGCCATGGAGGGCAAATTGGATCACTAGacccagagttacaggcagttgtgagccatcatgaggatgctgggaactggacttcaGCCACctggagccagtgctcttaactcctgagtcatctctAGTCCTTACCACACATTTTTATTGCTAGACTTTTAATAAAGATGGCTTCCTCTCAAAGCCAATGTCATCACATCCAACATACTTCTCTGTAGGAACTCTAAAGCACAGAGAAGTGAGGTTAGGGGGGAAAATCTTTATTTTAGGGAAGTTAGTGTTCACTGAAAAGAATACTttctttagtaaaaaaaaaaaaaaaaaaaaaaaaaaaacctcctctTGGCATCAGCTACTGGGAACTGACCTGTCTACCTTACAGTGACCTACTGGTTTGGGATGTCCACATTTGCTTCGGGACTTGGATTCTGAGTGTGTGCAAATTGCACACCCCTGAGAGAGAAACCCTGCACAGGTATTCTTTGAAGCTGATGTCTCCTTGCCCTGCAGCTGTGTGTACACCTAAGCTGGTGGGGCTGGCTGCTCACAGCTAAGACCCTTCCACTCAAAACCCAGCACACAAACTTCCCTTCCAGCTGTgagaagaagttaaagaaccaTGAGTGGATCCCCATTTCCATGTGGGTCCCATCCCCAAGGCACCTCACTGTGCCTCTACAAGTGTTTCCACAGCAGGCAAAACTGAGAAAACACAACATGTAGGTTCCCTAGCTCCCCTAGAATGAATTCCCAGGCTGAGAAAGGTGACGTGTGGTGGggttttctgtcatttctgaCCTCCAGGGGAACTAGACTTTAAAGGCATGGactccaggagggagggagaccccAGGACATTCATGGGGACTGTGTATGTGATCAAGGCCCAACAAACTTCTGGACACTGAGGCTtatgtgaataaatatttttccttgagtCAACTTTACTTAAGCTTTTTGAAACTGCTTCCAGAGTGTGGCTTGATATTGGCTTTCCATACCCTTTCTGTGATGGCTGGTGTTTCCTGCCCAGACTTGTCAAGAATCTTAAGTCAGGTTGTGAGACGGCCCTACTTTTGATACTCAATACTCAATCAAGTTCCCGTGTTTAACTTTTGCTGTCTTAGTCTTGACATCCCTCAGGATGAATCCCATGAGGTCAGCTTCACAGTGCCCCTGCTCCCCTGCTAACTACTGCCCCTCCCTCAGCTTGTCTGCCAGAGTCCCCAGCTGAATGCATATCCAGAactcttctgtctctttcccttagGGCAGAGTCCTCAACAGCTCCTTCCTGACTGCTAACTCATGTCAGAATATGGCTTCTCTACCAAGACATCTTTCTTGGTGTGTGTCACCCCATGTGAACTCTCATGTGACTGCACTGTGTCTTGAGGACAGCAGACAATTCTCCCTTAATATCTAGATGCACCTTAGGATGTGGCTAATTTGGTAAAGTGTTTACCAGGCAAACACGTGGACCTGAGCTTTGTGTTCCAGAGTCCACATAGAAAAGCTAGGTGCAATTCTTTTTATCAGGCTACTCTGACTTTAATACCCAAGCCACACAATGATGCAACAATGAA
Proteins encoded in this window:
- the LOC119822852 gene encoding apolipoprotein L2-like isoform X2; this encodes MGSTERKGFIMSVVEYLWDTRNTEALQVLPTKEESGIQLVERAGLSSFSLFNLMLAVGLWFIVYIIFRKVKDASHEAHGETTVDTEVADEEKLQKALQEKKRFLKVYPQVKRELEERIRKLHALADKIDKVHRGCTITQVVANSTGAVSGVMTVLGLTLAPVTAGVSLGLSATGLGLGAAAAVTSVSATIVEKVSTASVEAEASQLLPRSNDTEKDIKSNNTEKVIKEVLEKNTPRLISVSKNSFQNLEGIKKNIDAIKLTKASPRLANSAKRLMTTGKVSAQSTRQVKKAFGGTALAMTKGARIMGAATAGLALVLDVVSLIEDSKHLQQGTKAESATKLRQQAQDMEQKLQELIRVHDSLNQWPLPQCSSEDWGWGVLDRAWTLDGS
- the LOC119822852 gene encoding apolipoprotein L2-like isoform X1, which translates into the protein MGSTERKGFIMSVVEYLWDTRNTEALQVLPTKEESGIQLVERAGLSSFSLFNLMLAVGLWFIVYIIFSLSLYRKVKDASHEAHGETTVDTEVADEEKLQKALQEKKRFLKVYPQVKRELEERIRKLHALADKIDKVHRGCTITQVVANSTGAVSGVMTVLGLTLAPVTAGVSLGLSATGLGLGAAAAVTSVSATIVEKVSTASVEAEASQLLPRSNDTEKDIKSNNTEKVIKEVLEKNTPRLISVSKNSFQNLEGIKKNIDAIKLTKASPRLANSAKRLMTTGKVSAQSTRQVKKAFGGTALAMTKGARIMGAATAGLALVLDVVSLIEDSKHLQQGTKAESATKLRQQAQDMEQKLQELIRVHDSLNQWPLPQCSSEDWGWGVLDRAWTLDGS
- the LOC119822852 gene encoding apolipoprotein L2-like isoform X3, with protein sequence MSVVEYLWDTRNTEALQVLPTKEESGIQLVERAGLSSFSLFNLMLAVGLWFIVYIIFSLSLYRKVKDASHEAHGETTVDTEVADEEKLQKALQEKKRFLKVYPQVKRELEERIRKLHALADKIDKVHRGCTITQVVANSTGAVSGVMTVLGLTLAPVTAGVSLGLSATGLGLGAAAAVTSVSATIVEKVSTASVEAEASQLLPRSNDTEKDIKSNNTEKVIKEVLEKNTPRLISVSKNSFQNLEGIKKNIDAIKLTKASPRLANSAKRLMTTGKVSAQSTRQVKKAFGGTALAMTKGARIMGAATAGLALVLDVVSLIEDSKHLQQGTKAESATKLRQQAQDMEQKLQELIRVHDSLNQWPLPQCSSEDWGWGVLDRAWTLDGS